A genomic stretch from Cardiocondyla obscurior isolate alpha-2009 linkage group LG10, Cobs3.1, whole genome shotgun sequence includes:
- the LOC139106121 gene encoding nuclear pore complex protein Nup153, protein MPRVWKEGSYPADKRPSSRNAKPYDANNSFVKKMATKVTDFISNPQSSWISKWFNTSQDNEDALGDRGNVEETELEDDIQQPPPSKRARIRMDVIHPPGTFSIQTRVKTALNVVDSSKDQYSDQNDMTEDFLEPATAGPSGIGHLISSTPAIQTDIRTVTSHRSDLNSLASSTNNGIANGTDDNSESSESTSGCSSLIPQINRHEGPSNLYNSTFANRKRHVDDKLTFTNHLQSPRSLFLDSNSRDTLSSRRPSFNASIVTHAADRASPLSSPFYSGNITFGGANAADLYKRNRNIFNNSNEIHLKVPGRTSVEVKPSDTGGVDSSGMSQTAKKILEALEHFSSPVSDAKKIPLKSTNAASAAASRKRSREEVASPSARIGLRHLTRELTVPTVPDILKLRRRQKLQDTTLVARKIVSARSDPPPPPQEYRLRTEDTDSEKYRGKLKGKSKIDLENEETVAPVNLPNIPLPITTLPNFNFILPPPVSYSAGKTVANKENTFTFASPIKVTDVGKSLQSVNNFTFSKPINAEENTNDTTNSKSHSPTKNKLTVDCAITSIPNFIWSGSSTAPRLKAKVKNNKNDSTGFAMPQELKSGSIMDAFSSKSNKIESNLMGQSNLEASEIYSDKTASTFDSSDSDITRMYNTESSWECSECLIRNNGTDKQCTACKVSRYNPNEKTSNLPSITTTDTTVTETKPIGQDCFGSQFKLSTNQWECTTCCVRNKQSDATCVACTTPKPGNNSTTQKTVKSQNLDLMEKFKPAEGSWECSGCLLRNAANIITCPCCNTSKPMTSIKTQPKKTENITELSAQKLNNTEGTATQELFNNSEIMNKFKPNKDSWECPGCLVRNNNSVTSCPCCSTSKPNSTGGEPSKAIQTSNFGFGDKFKKPEGSWTCDSCFVQNDAKITECVACQSLKPGTTKSNESSSNTSSTLQFKFGMPSSATSNQGFKFGIISDQSKLDTPPLNGFKFDSAQQNSGTAQFTFGIPKEENKTVSEASKINSVTSSSNTGFVFNVKDSEKPENTNQKETKQNTLFSMSKSDSLTTGNEKQNANVISSVPPTTFTFGIQKPEFNQPALNKETQKTFLATTTTESSKPATTNAVPIDTNTTLPSLLTQKNTPKNVLNENSESIFSFGVPSSVSAVTTTSANATTTCLPTFAQPTFTFSDSKTSSQLSTIPSFGQVSTSSTALSTSASFGENKTTETAPSTKATIYAPVPTLFPIASSPPLFHNESKTTAAFGTDKPPSSFTTTDSKVSGFAMPDNKISAFGSNTESKPPIFGTSETKLPVFNAPPTAGALPTFDTLSNNTTSTPFGSSNPSAFGNNATPAFGGVTTTPTIFSTTKPGETNASNASLFTFGSTSSQQPSSGGFNFSTNVNPPATSTKSLFTFGNNSSTPQSTNNSTFGNGTFGANSAPTNATNFAFNAPKQETPAAFGQGAVAAPIFGTPPANPETQATSSFSSTASSSTGFNFGATAPAAAASGGFNFGGMSSTSAPTGGFNFNSPASTPTIAFDPNSRPSFNFTKGSAPTIFNATPQSAASSRKIKKAFRRCVR, encoded by the exons ATGCCTAGGGTATGGAAGGAAGGCAGCTATCCGGCCGATAAGCGGCCGTCGTCTCGCAACGCGAAGCCCTACGACGCGAACAAC tcaTTTGTAAAAAAGATGGCCACCAAGGTAACAGATTTTATATCTAATCCGCAATCATCATGGATTAGTAAGTGGTTTAATACCTCTCAAGACAATGAGGATGCGTTAGGAGATAGAGGGAATGTTGAGGAAACTGAACTGGAAGATGATATCCAGCAGCCTCCTCCTAGTAAACGAGCTCGTATTCGTATGGACGTGATTCATCCACCTGGAACATTTTCTATACAAACGAGAGTTAAAACTGCATTGAATGTGGTTGATTCCTCTAAAGATCAGTATTCTGATCAAAATGATATG ACTGAAGATTTTCTTGAACCTGCAACAGCTGGACCAAGTGGAATAGGCCATTTAATATCTTCGACTCCTGCAATACAAACGGATATTAGAACTGTGACATCCCACAGATCGGACTTAAATTCGTTAGCTTCGTCGACTAATAACGGAATAGCAAATGGAACAGATGATAATTCAGAATCCAGTGAAAGTACTAGCGGATGTAGTTCGCTTATTCCACAGATAAATAGGCATGAAGGCCCTTCAAACTTATATAATTCGACATTTGCTAATAGAAAAAGACATGTTGAtgataaattaacattta ctaaTCATTTACAATCTCCAAGATCGTTGTTTCTAGATAGTAATTCTCGCGATACTTTAAGCAGTCGTAGACCGAGTTTTAACGCATCAATTGTAACACATGCTGCAGACCGTGCATCTCCGCTATCCTCCCCTTTTTATAGTGGTAATATTACTTTCGGGGGTGCAAATGCAGCAGATCTTTATAAACGAAaccgtaatatttttaacaattcaaACGAG atacatCTTAAAGTACCGGGGAGGACAAGTGTTGAAGTTAAGCCTTCTGATACTGGAGGAGTTGATTCATCCGGGATGAGTCAAAccgctaaaaaaatattggaaGCATTAGAACATTTTTCGTCACCTGTATCTGACGCGAAGAAAATTCCATTGAAAAGCACAAATGCCGCATCTGCGGCAGCGAGCAGGAAAAGATCACGGGAAGAAGTAGCAAGTCCATCCGCTAGGATCGGTTTGCGTCATTTGACGCGTGAATTAACAGTACCAACCGTCCccgatatattaaaattgagacGAAGacaaaaattacaagataCAACTCTTGTGGCtagaaaaattgtttctgCTCGTAGCGATCCACCACCTCCTCCGCAAGAATATCGATTGAG aaCGGAGGACACTGACAGTGAAAAGTATCGTGGAAAATTAAAAGGCAAATCTAAAATAGATCTAGAAAATGAAGAAACGGTAGCGCCTGTGAATTTACCGAACATACCTTTGCCAATAACGACATTAcccaatttcaattttattttgccaCCCCCTGTGTCATATTCTGCAGGCAAAACTGTagcaaataaagaaaacacTTTCACATTTGCTAGCCCTATCAAAGTGACCGATGTTGGGAAGAGTTTGCAGTCtgtgaataattttacttttagtAAACCGATCAACGCCGAAGAAAATACAAATGATACGACTAATTCAAAATCACATTCACCAACCAAAAACAAGTTGACTGTCGACTGTGCAATTACATCCATACCGAATTTCATTTGGAGTGGCTCGTCTACAGCACCTAGATTAAAAGCAAAGgtaaaaaataacaagaacGATTCCACTGGTTTTGCAATGCCACAAGAATTAAAATCTGGAAGTATTATGGACGCATTCTCATcaaaatctaataaaattgaatCTAATTTAATGGGACAGTCAAATTTGGAAGCTTCTGAAATATATTCTGACAAGACTGCTAGTACGTTTGATAGTTCGGACTCTGATATTACAAGAATGTATAACACCGAGTCGTCTTGGGAGTGTAGTGAATGTTTGATTAGAAACAATGGTACAGATAAGCAATGCACTGCATGTAAGGTTTCTCGATACAATCCAAACGAGAAAACTTCAAATTTACCTTCAATTACAACAACAGACACAACGGTTACAGAAACGAAGCCGATCGGACAGGATTGCTTCGGTTCTCAATTTAAACTATCTACGAATCAATGGGAATGTACTACTTGTTGTGTGAGAAATAAACAGAGTGATGCCACATGTGTAGCGTGCACTACACCAAAACCAGGAAATAATTCTACGACACAAAAAACTGTTAAATCTCAAAATCTCGATCTGATGGAGAAATTTAAACCTGCTGAAGGCTCATGGGAATGTTCCGGTTGTTTGTTAAGAAATGCCGCGAATATTATTACATGTCCTTGCTGCAATACATCTAAACCAATGACTTCTATAAAAACGCAACCGAAGAAAACTGAAAATATCACGGAATTATCtgcgcaaaaattaaataatacagaaGGCACGGCAACGCAGgaactatttaataattccgaGATAATGAACAAGTTTAAACCAAACAAAGATTCCTGGGAATGTCCAGGATGCCttgttagaaataataattccgTTACTTCGTGTCCTTGCTGCAGCACTTCTAAACCTAATTCCACTGGCGGCGAACCGAGTAAGGCAATACAGACATCGAATTTTGGATTTGgagataaatttaagaaaccAGAAGGTTCCTGGACATGCGATTCTTGTTTCGTACAAAATGACGCAAAGATTACGGAATGTGTGGCTTGCCAATCTTTAAAGCCCGGTACTACAAAATCAAACGAATCTTCATCGAATACTAGCTCTACTTTGCAATTTAAGTTTGGCATGCCGTCTAGTGCAACAAGTAACCAAGGATTTAAGTTTGGCATAATTAGCGATCAATCTAAATTAGACACACCTCCCTTAAACGGATTTAAATTTGATAGTGCACAACAGAATAGTGGTACGGCACAATTTACGTTTGGTATCCcaaaggaagaaaataaaactgtaagTGAAGCATCTAAAATCAATAGCGTCACGTCTTCTAGTAATACAGGATTTGTATTCAATGTAAAAGATTCTGAAAAACCCGAAAATACAAATCAGAAGGAAACTAAACAGAATACACTTTTCAGTATGTCGAAAAGTGATAGTTTAACAACGGGAAATGAAAAACAGAATGCAAACGTTATATCTAGCGTTCCACCGACTACTTTCACTTTTGGCATACAGAAACCAGAATTTAATCAGCCtgctttaaataaagaaacgcAGAAGACTTTCCTTGCAACCACTACAACAGAAAGTTCGAAGCCAGCGACAACTAATGCAGTACCGATCGACACTAATACGACATTACCGTCGTTACTGACGCAAAAAAATACTCCAAAGAATGTATTAAATGAAAACTCGGAATCGATATTTTCATTCGGGGTACCAAGCAGTGTAAGCGCAGTTACTACAACTTCCGCGAATGCAACGACTACTTGTCTTCCAACTTTTGCTCAACCTACCTTCACATTCTCCGATTCGAAGACGTCGTCTCAGTTATCCACGATACCATCTTTCGGCCAGGTTTCGACGTCGTCCACCGCGTTATCCACAAGCGCGTCGTTTGGAGAAAATAAGACAACCGAGACCGCTCCTTCAACCAAAGCCACAATTTATGCACCGGTCCCTACGCTTTTCCCGATCGCCTCAAGCCCACCTTTATTCCATAACGAATCGAAAACTACTGCAGCTTTTGGCACGGACAAACCACCGTCATCGTTTACTACAACAGACAGTAAAGTGTCAGGATTCGCCATGCCGGATAACAAAATTTCAGCGTTTGGCAGTAACACCGAGAGTAAGCCACCGATCTTCGGTACGTCGGAAACAAAATTACCTGTATTCAATGCACCACCCACGGCAGGTGCTCTTCCAACGTTCGACACATTATCTAACAACACTACTTCAACGCCCTTTGGCTCATCTAATCCTTCGGCCTTTGGAAACAATGCTACACCCGCTTTTGGCGGTGTTACAACAACACCAACTATATTTTCAACCACAAAGCCCGGCGAGACTAACGCGTCAAACGCATCTTTGTTCACGTTCGGTTCGACTTCGTCGCAACAACCGTCAAGCGGCGGATTTAACTTCTCCACCAACGTTAATCCACCTGCAACGTCCACGAAGTCGCTCTTTACATTTGGTAACAATTCAAGTACGCCGCAGAGCACTAACAACAGTACGTTTGGTAATGGCACATTTGGAGCTAACTCTGCTCCAACAAACGCCACCAATTTTGCATTCAATGCTCCTAAACAAGAAACGCCAGCGGCATTCGGTCAGGGTGCAGTAGCAGCTCCGATATTCGGTACCCCGCCGGCAAATCCAGAGACTCAAGCAACGTCATCG
- the Mrps14 gene encoding small ribosomal subunit protein uS14m has product MNMACISSAWSILPANINLLGHNLQQIRSFVGCRVLRDQKRRRWAKQYAEERLRLVALKRNNILPPEIIELAGKQITETIPRQTALRQLTPRCVVTSRGYGTVIRWRLSRFIFRELVDYNKIAGLQRAMW; this is encoded by the exons ATGAACATGGCGTGCATCTCGTCTGCCTGGAGCATTTTGCCagctaatataaatttattaggaCACAAC ttgCAACAGATACGGAGCTTCGTCGGCTGCAGAGTGTTACGCGACCAGAAGCGTAGAAGATGGGCCAAGCAATACGCCGAGGAACGGTTACGTTTGGTTGCCTTGAAACGCAATAATATTCTACCACCTGAGATAATA GAACTTGCTGGCAAACAAATAACTGAAACTATTCCCAGACAGACTGCACTAAGACAATTAACGCCGAGATGTGTTGTAACGTCTCGAGGCTATGGTACAGTGATTCGATGGAGATTATCACGATTCATCTTCCGCGAATTAGTCGACTATAATAAAATAGCTGGATTGCAACGTGCTATGTGGTAG
- the LOC139106125 gene encoding uncharacterized protein: MKAIYLLSFIIFVAATVAEVESEVYSPRQNYLAEDQNAKYYKASKKVAEPTTSKNESHPLPSRKWISAWGIIALILGIIILSTITYYAFLLYPYICKKEATYDIIELTEVNSVCTVSDNVNNMPHLRAFCDSNNVSNDISNNASLNQ, encoded by the exons ATGAAGGCGATATATTTGTTATCTTTCATTATCTTTGTCGCTG cGACAGTCGCCGAAGTTGAGAGCGAAGTATATTCGCCCAGGCAGAATTATCTGGCGGAAGATCAGAATGCCAAATATTACAAAGCGAGTAAAAAAGTGGCAGAGCCGACGACGTCCAAAAACGAGTCGCATCCGCTTCCAAGTCGAAAATGGATATCAGCCTGGGGGATTATCGCCCTGATTTTAGGCATTATCATACTCAGTACGATCACTTATTACGCTTTCCTACTGTATCCGTACATATGCAAGAAAGAGGCGACTTACGACATTATAGAACTGACGGAAGTCAATTCTGTATGCACTGTTAGCGACAATGTTAATAACATGCCACATTTGAGAGCATTTTGCGACTCAAATAACGTATCAAACGACATATCAAACAATGCTTCATTGAATCAATGA
- the Cabp1 gene encoding protein disulfide-isomerase A6 homolog isoform X1: protein MARVICTVHEKMLGLLGVLLLVAGAHSMYSSKSAVVDLRPNNFDNLVLNSDHIWVVEFYAPWCGHCQQLIPEYDKAATALKGVVKVGAVNADEHKSLGSKYGVRGFPTIKIFGLDKKPEEYNGPRNAAGIVDAALNAASQKVRKILGGKSSGGESKQSSKDSKDVIELTDENFDKTVLNSEDMWLVEFYAPWCGHCKNLAPEWATAASELKGKVKLGALDATVNTLKASKYEIKGYPTIKFFAPGKKDADSMQDYDGGRTSGDIVNWALDKLAENIPAPEVVQITSEKKLREACEDKPLCVVSVLPHILDCQSDCRNGYLKTLRTLGEKYKKKMWGWVWTEAGTQSHIEDALEIGGFGYPALAVVNIKKMKYSLLKGSFSYDGINEFLRDLSYGRGGTAPLKGAQLPDIIETTPWDGKDAEPPQEEEIDLSDINLDDKDEL, encoded by the exons ATGGCACGAGTCATCTGTACGGTCCACGAAAAGATGTTGGGGCTTTTAG GTGTCCTTCTGCTAGTCGCTGGAGCACATTCCATGTACTCCTCCAAATCAGCCGTTGTTGACCTCAGgccaaataattttgataatttagtATTAAATAGCGATCATATTTGGGTGGTTGAGTTCTATGCCCCATGGTGTGGACACTGTCAACAGTTGATACCTGAGTATGACAAAGCAGCTACTGCATTAAAG ggTGTTGTAAAAGTTGGTGCAGTTAATGCAGATGAGCACAAGTCTTTAGGAAGTAAGTATGGAGTTCGTGGTTTTCcaacaattaaaatctttGGACTTGATAAAAAACCTGAAGAATATAATGGCCCAAGAAATGCAGCTGGCATTGTTGATGCTGCATTAAATGCTGCCAGTCAGAAAGTTCGAAAAATTCTAGGTGGTAAAAGTTCTGGAGGTGAATCTAAG cagAGCAGTAAAGACTCGAAAGATGTAATAGAATTAACAGACGAAAACTTTGATAAGACTGTTTTGAATTCTGAGGATATGTGGCTAGTAGAATTTTATGCCCCTTGGTGTGGCCACTGTAAAAATCTGGCGCCTGAGTGGGCAACAGCAGCTAGCGAATTAAAGGGTAAAGTTAAACTGGGAGCTTTAGATGCCACTGTAAACACCCTGAAA GCaagtaaatatgaaattaaaggaTATCCTACTATTAAATTCTTCGCACCGGGTAAGAAAGATGCCGACTCGATGCAGGACTATGACGGCGGACGTACGAGCGGCGATATCGTTAATTGGGCGCTTGATAAATTAGCCGAAAATATCCCAGCACCGGAAGTAGTGCAAATCACGTCTGAAAAGAAGCTGAGAGAGGCGTGTGAGGACAAACCACTTTGTGTGGTTTCTGTTTTGCCACATATTCTGGATTGTCAATCCGATTGTAGAAATGGATATTTAAAAACTCTGAGAACTCTcggtgaaaaatataaaaagaaaatgtggGG ATGGGTTTGGACTGAAGCTGGTACTCAATCGCACATCGAAGATGCATTAGAAATTGGAGGCTTCGGTTATCCCGCATTAGCGGTTGTTAATATCAAAAAGATGAAATACTCCTTGTTAAAAGGTAGCTTTTCATATGACGGAATAAACGAGTTCCTACGAGATCTGAGTTACGGCAGAGGTGGCACCGCTCCCTTGAAGGGTGCGCAATTGCCTGACATCATTGAAACAACGCCATGGGACGGCAAAGACGCTGAACCACCACAAGAAGAAGAGATTGATCTTAGCGATATTAATCTCGACGATAAAGACGAACTATAA
- the Cabp1 gene encoding protein disulfide-isomerase A6 homolog isoform X2, producing the protein MARVICTVHEKMLGLLGVLLLVAGAHSMYSSKSAVVDLRPNNFDNLVLNSDHIWVVEFYAPWCGHCQQLIPEYDKAATALKGVVKVGAVNADEHKSLGSKYGVRGFPTIKIFGLDKKPEEYNGPRNAAGIVDAALNAASQKVRKILGGKSSGGESKSSKDSKDVIELTDENFDKTVLNSEDMWLVEFYAPWCGHCKNLAPEWATAASELKGKVKLGALDATVNTLKASKYEIKGYPTIKFFAPGKKDADSMQDYDGGRTSGDIVNWALDKLAENIPAPEVVQITSEKKLREACEDKPLCVVSVLPHILDCQSDCRNGYLKTLRTLGEKYKKKMWGWVWTEAGTQSHIEDALEIGGFGYPALAVVNIKKMKYSLLKGSFSYDGINEFLRDLSYGRGGTAPLKGAQLPDIIETTPWDGKDAEPPQEEEIDLSDINLDDKDEL; encoded by the exons ATGGCACGAGTCATCTGTACGGTCCACGAAAAGATGTTGGGGCTTTTAG GTGTCCTTCTGCTAGTCGCTGGAGCACATTCCATGTACTCCTCCAAATCAGCCGTTGTTGACCTCAGgccaaataattttgataatttagtATTAAATAGCGATCATATTTGGGTGGTTGAGTTCTATGCCCCATGGTGTGGACACTGTCAACAGTTGATACCTGAGTATGACAAAGCAGCTACTGCATTAAAG ggTGTTGTAAAAGTTGGTGCAGTTAATGCAGATGAGCACAAGTCTTTAGGAAGTAAGTATGGAGTTCGTGGTTTTCcaacaattaaaatctttGGACTTGATAAAAAACCTGAAGAATATAATGGCCCAAGAAATGCAGCTGGCATTGTTGATGCTGCATTAAATGCTGCCAGTCAGAAAGTTCGAAAAATTCTAGGTGGTAAAAGTTCTGGAGGTGAATCTAAG AGCAGTAAAGACTCGAAAGATGTAATAGAATTAACAGACGAAAACTTTGATAAGACTGTTTTGAATTCTGAGGATATGTGGCTAGTAGAATTTTATGCCCCTTGGTGTGGCCACTGTAAAAATCTGGCGCCTGAGTGGGCAACAGCAGCTAGCGAATTAAAGGGTAAAGTTAAACTGGGAGCTTTAGATGCCACTGTAAACACCCTGAAA GCaagtaaatatgaaattaaaggaTATCCTACTATTAAATTCTTCGCACCGGGTAAGAAAGATGCCGACTCGATGCAGGACTATGACGGCGGACGTACGAGCGGCGATATCGTTAATTGGGCGCTTGATAAATTAGCCGAAAATATCCCAGCACCGGAAGTAGTGCAAATCACGTCTGAAAAGAAGCTGAGAGAGGCGTGTGAGGACAAACCACTTTGTGTGGTTTCTGTTTTGCCACATATTCTGGATTGTCAATCCGATTGTAGAAATGGATATTTAAAAACTCTGAGAACTCTcggtgaaaaatataaaaagaaaatgtggGG ATGGGTTTGGACTGAAGCTGGTACTCAATCGCACATCGAAGATGCATTAGAAATTGGAGGCTTCGGTTATCCCGCATTAGCGGTTGTTAATATCAAAAAGATGAAATACTCCTTGTTAAAAGGTAGCTTTTCATATGACGGAATAAACGAGTTCCTACGAGATCTGAGTTACGGCAGAGGTGGCACCGCTCCCTTGAAGGGTGCGCAATTGCCTGACATCATTGAAACAACGCCATGGGACGGCAAAGACGCTGAACCACCACAAGAAGAAGAGATTGATCTTAGCGATATTAATCTCGACGATAAAGACGAACTATAA